DNA from Chitinophaga pendula:
TAGTGTGCCGGCCAACTCGCGGGTACCCGGGAGGAATGCGCCAGTAGTTATTCTGCCTTGCCGGATGAGTGCGATAAGCTGGTCAGCGATCTGCAGATATATGGGAGTGGCATCACCCGGTATGATAGTAATGAGTGTCAGATAAGGCAGCATGGTATACGGTGCATTTATCCGGCAAAAGTACTTTTTTAATAGAATTCTAATACTGGCAGGGGTTTCGGGGTATTTTACTGAAAGAAATGTTAAACATTGTCCTATCTGGTGTGTTAGGGTATAATTAAGTAGCACGGAAAAAGTTAAATCTTTATTTTCGCCTGCGATTTCCTATTAACCTGTGCGTACCGGTATTAAGGTGACCTATACACGGGACTTACGCGTACCCACCAACGAATTTTGCCAATGATATTGTGTTTAATGTGGGCGATGTAATGATTCATAGATGTGGAATGACTAGTAAAAAGGGACAAACAACTTCAGATAGATCTGGCAACGGGACAATAATAATTTAAGGCATAGATAATCAGTTACTTGCAGGACTGGCATAGCCTTTGTTCGTATTAGGCTGTTGTGGGATCAGGTGAAATAATTTTCATATTAAACATTAAATTCATGAGGACACCGGTTTTATTATCAACGCTACTGATGGTAGCCGTATTAGGTGAAAGCTGTGTAAGTAACAAGAAGTTTAGCGAATTGCAGACGAGCTATAATGAGCTTCGCAACCAGAACAGAGATCTGGATGGCAGGTACCAGGTATCCCAGCGTGAGCTATCGGGAGCTACTACCCGTGTAAAGAGCCTGGAAGAGCAAATCGAGGCACAACGTACGAGTGTAGCTGCGCTACAGGCTGCGTTGGATAAATGTCTCAATTCCAGCAGCCAGGGTAATACCAACATTTCCAAATTGGTAGATGAGATCAATTCTGCCAACAATTATATCAAACACCTTGTAAACACCAAAAATACTAGCGATTCGCTGAATATGGTGCTGACCAACAACCTGACACGTTCTTTGAGCCGTGAGGAATCGAAGGATGTGGATGTACAGGTGTTGAAAGGTGTGGTATATATCTCTTTATCTGACAAGATGCTGTATAAGTCTGGTAGCTATGAGATCTCTCCTGTAGCTGGTACTACGCTCAGCAAGATCGCGAAGATCATTAAGGACTACAAGGATTATGATGTGTTGATCGAGGGTAATACGGACAATGTGCCTATTTCCCAGACGAACATCCGTAATAACTGGGACTTGAGTGCGCTGCGTGCTTCTTCGGTGGTACAGGCATTACAGAACACTTATGGTGTAGAGCCTAAGCGTCTGACAGCAGGTGGTAGAGGGGAGTATAACCCGATTGCTCCTAATGACAGCGATGCTGGTAAATCCAGGAACAGACGTACGCAGATCATTATTACACCTAAGCTGGATCAGTTTATGGAGTTGATCGAGAAGGCACCCGAGAAAGCAACAGATGCACCGGCTACGCCTGTAACTAATCCTGCTTCACAGCAGTAACAACCAGTGATTAAATAAGGCATTTTAAAGAGGCTATCTCAATATTTTTGAGATGGCCTCTTTTTTGTGTGGTGACCTGGTGTGAAGGATGGCTGAAATGCCCTCGAAAATCGCACAAATGGCCACCCTGTGTTATAGGTTCGTGGCTTACTTTTGAAACTGATATCCACGCTCTATTGGATTGCTTATGCCGTTAGTGATTCAGGGTATCTACAACAAGGCATTCACTATAAAACCATTAGTTTATGAAAACAAAAAAAATCTGGGCGAATTTCAGTGTACAGGATTTAGCACGTACCACTAAATTCTACCAGCAACTTGGCTTTAAGCACAATGGGGCATCGGATCAATTGACCAGTTTCTTCTTTGGCGACGAAGACTTTATCATTCATTTCTTTTTAAGGGATGTACTGGAGCCGGCTATGATGGGTCCTATCATTGATACCAAGGCAGGCAATGAAATTATCTTTACTCTTTCTGCGGATACGAAGGAAGAGGTGGATAGTTGGGAGAAGGAGATAGCGGCAGCAGGAGGGACTATTGTTTCGAAGCCGGAAGCGTTTGGCGAGGGGTATTACGGTTTTGTGTTTGCTGATCCTGACGGTCACAAGTTCAATGTGTTCAAGCGATAATGTTGTTATGTCCGGGTGGGTGAGACATTAGGTTAGTACAAGTGCAGGTGCTTTTATGCGAATAAAAAGAGGGTGTACCCATTACTTGGCCTGCCCCCAAAAAGTTAGACACTTTTTGGGGGCAGGCCATACTGTTGGGACACCTTCTTTTTTATTTGAAATGATTATTATTTCTTCACGTATTCTCTGATGCCTTTCAGTCGTTCATTCATATAGAGCTTATTATTTTCGATCCTCATACGGATTACTTCAAAGTCGAATTCTCCGTTAATGCCGTTGCCATCGTAGACGAGGGTCATTAACTGGGTGGAGGTATTGTAAGACCAGCCGAATACCTCTTTACTGCCGTCGTTGTTTTCTACATAGACGAGGTTGTCGCAGGTAGACTTGTTATAATCCAGGTTTTTTCTTTTTACCAGGTATTCGCTTGAGCCCTGTCCGCCAGCGCCAAACGTGGTTTCGTTTTTAACATCGTGGTATTCTCCCAGGTAGTATTTTTTTGCACCTGGTATATTAGTTTCTGAGAAATTCAGTTGGTTGTTTACGCAAACGAGGTAACCGCTGTCTACACGATCTACCATGGCAGGTTTCCATTCCAGATTGGTGGAATCGTCTTTATACCGGCTAGGTATCCAGGTGGCTTGGAAGGCAGTGTTGGCGGAGCCTCCACCGGCAGCGATGGTTGCGATGGCGATGGTTACTTTGTTGCTCACTTGTTTCTGTGCGTTATAGATAGCCAGTTCTACTTTGAAGGTATCTTTTGTGATGTCTTCGGGTAGTTTGATCACGACAACGGAGTCGGCATATGCATCGCGGGCAATGCCATTGTGTTTAGTCGGTGCTTGTCTGCCGTTGAGTGGTTTGGAAAAATCGATGTCGAAGTAGCTATCGGCTCCTACTATTTTGACGTAGGCACCTTTGGGAGCTGTGGGGTTTTGTCCATCAGGGACGTTCAGTATCAGTGGCAGGACGGCGTACCTGCCGGAGATGGCCGGGATGACATCTTTGTAGTTGGTGGTACTTAATACCGGTGCGCCAGCGCCGGATGCGTCCGGGAATGCGCCATTGACTAAGGAGCCATGGTATACTTTTACGGCGGCGGTCAGTGCTTTCGGATCTTTTACGTTTACGGTTTTAGGAGCTGGATCGGGGCCTGGTGCGTCGTTTTTAGAATTTTTGGAACAGGCGAATAGAAAGCCGGTGGCTACAGTCAAGTACAGAATTGTCTTTTTCATGAGTATAGAATTGAATATATACTTTTTTAGTATATTCGATAAAGATAATGCATATAAGTAAAGTTTATAGTATTATAGAGAATATTTTTTATGACATGTAAAGTTGGGCAGCAGGTAAATGTGTCTTTACACGGTATGTTTATTTACAAGATAATTACGCTGAAGGGCACTTGTTTGAGCGGGTATTCTTTGTTGTCTGTCGGGAGTTGGTTGATCTTTTCTATTACTTGGTATCCGGTGGTAATTTCGCCGAAGATGGTATAGCGGCCATCGAGGGAGGGGAGTCCGCCATTGGTTTTGTAGAAGGTTCTGTGGCTGGCGGGGATTTTTATATGTTTTTGTTGTTCGAGGGAGTCGAGTTGTGTTTCGGTGTATTTTCTGCCGATGACGAAATAGATCTGATCGAGGAAGGAAGCCTGTTGGGGGTTGTCATCTCTGCCGGCGCCGAGGGTTCCTTTTTTATGGAAGATATCGGGGTTGAATTCGCCCGGTAGTCTTGGGATGGTGCGTTCGGGGTGTTGTTTTTGTTGCAGGACGACGGTATCGTCGTGTACGCCACCTTGTACTACGAAATCTTTTACGATGCGATTGAATAGGGCGCCGGTGTAGGTGCCTTTTTTAATTTCGGCGAGGAACATGTCGCGGTGTTTGGGCGTCTGGTCGTAGAGGGTGACGATGAAGCTACCGTAGTAGGTATTGAATTTGACTTTTGTGGATTGGGCATGGATGGATGCGACGGATAGGAGTAGGAGGCAAAGCAGGCTGTATTTTTTCATTATATCAGATGTATTAGTTAGGTAAGATACTATCTTTTGGGTATTTGGAAGGCGGTCGTAGGGGCGGGATGGTTATAGGAATGATATACGAATGATATACAAATGTAAAGGGAGACGTGGACGTGAAAGTTAGAACCGCTATGGGCGTGAGTTTCCAGTTACTATTTAACATAATAAAAATGCTAATTATTGATTTTCAGCCATTTGCAATGATGTAAAAATGAAAAAGGGCCGGAGTATGATTACTCCAGCCGCTCTTCTTAAACCTACAACTGTCAAGCTGTGGAATGTATGTGTACTGTTTGGATATTGAAGACGAGGGAATTATGGGGTTAAGGCCGGATGAATGGCTTGAGGCGGATGTTTGCGGACCTTAGCCAGTATGTTGTCTACGATAAGGTACATGGCAGGTACTACGAATAAGGTGAGCAGCATGGAGCTGATGAGACCGCCGATGATGACCCAAGCCATTCCGCTTTTGACTTCGGAGCCTGCGCCGGCGGCGATGGCGATGGGTAGCATGCCCAGTATCATAGCCA
Protein-coding regions in this window:
- a CDS encoding VOC family protein, with protein sequence MKTKKIWANFSVQDLARTTKFYQQLGFKHNGASDQLTSFFFGDEDFIIHFFLRDVLEPAMMGPIIDTKAGNEIIFTLSADTKEEVDSWEKEIAAAGGTIVSKPEAFGEGYYGFVFADPDGHKFNVFKR
- a CDS encoding OmpA/MotB family protein produces the protein MRTPVLLSTLLMVAVLGESCVSNKKFSELQTSYNELRNQNRDLDGRYQVSQRELSGATTRVKSLEEQIEAQRTSVAALQAALDKCLNSSSQGNTNISKLVDEINSANNYIKHLVNTKNTSDSLNMVLTNNLTRSLSREESKDVDVQVLKGVVYISLSDKMLYKSGSYEISPVAGTTLSKIAKIIKDYKDYDVLIEGNTDNVPISQTNIRNNWDLSALRASSVVQALQNTYGVEPKRLTAGGRGEYNPIAPNDSDAGKSRNRRTQIIITPKLDQFMELIEKAPEKATDAPATPVTNPASQQ
- a CDS encoding peptidylprolyl isomerase; amino-acid sequence: MKKYSLLCLLLLSVASIHAQSTKVKFNTYYGSFIVTLYDQTPKHRDMFLAEIKKGTYTGALFNRIVKDFVVQGGVHDDTVVLQQKQHPERTIPRLPGEFNPDIFHKKGTLGAGRDDNPQQASFLDQIYFVIGRKYTETQLDSLEQQKHIKIPASHRTFYKTNGGLPSLDGRYTIFGEITTGYQVIEKINQLPTDNKEYPLKQVPFSVIIL